In Epinephelus fuscoguttatus linkage group LG15, E.fuscoguttatus.final_Chr_v1, a genomic segment contains:
- the LOC125901811 gene encoding integrin beta-1-like: MDLRLLLIATLSAILGGSWAQQEGSICIKANAQSCGECIQVSESCGWCSDEKFLTEGESKSARCDDLESLKNRKCNLSKIENPRGRIDINMNKDVTNRKDDKVPKKLSPEQITQIQPQKLTLTLRSGEPQTFDLKFKRAEDYPIDLYYLMDLSFSMKDDLENVKNLGTDLMEEMQKITSDFRIGFGSFVEKTVMPYISTTPARLNNPCTGNQNCTSPFSYKNVLKLTNEGNEFNRLVSQQQISGNLDSPEGGFDAIMQVAVCEEQIGWRNVTRLLVFSTDAGFHFAGDGKLGGIVLPNDGRCHLEDNKYTMSHYYDYPSIAHLVQKLSDHNIQTIFAVTEEFQPVYKELKNLIPKSAVGTLSSNSSNVIKLIIDAYNSLSSEVILENSRLPEGVTINYKSICKNSVEGTGENGRKCSNISIGDEVSFKISIESQKCPSHGKSEVIKIKPLGFNEEVEVVLNFICDCQCAAEGEPNSDQCYEGNGTFECGACKCNEGRIGRVCECSKDEVRTEDLDANCRKDNGTDICSNNGDCVCGTCECKKRENAAEVYSGKYCECDNFNCDRSNNKLCGGHGRCECRKCICDANYTGSACDCSLDTSTCLAKNGQECNGRGKCECGICKCEDPKFQGPTCEICPTCPGVCTEHKDCVHCRAFEAGEKKDTCEQRCNYFQLIKVKDRDKLPQPTDQSFPLTHCKERDANDCWFYYTYAIRNGTKEVYVVETLECPSGPDIIPIVAGVVAGIVLIGLALLLIWKLLMIIHDRREFAKFEKEKMNAKWDTGENPIYKSAVTTVVNPKYEGK; encoded by the exons AGGGAAGCATATGCATCAAAGCCAACGCACAGTCGTGTGGGGAATGCATCCAGGTCTCTGAGTCGTGTGGATGGTGCTCAGATGAA AAATTCCTCACCGAGGGCGAGTCCAAGTCGGCTCGCTGTGATGATCTGGAGTCCCTGAAGAATAGAAAATGCAATTTGTCCAAAATTGAGAACCCACGTGGAAGGATCGACATCAACATGAACAAGGATGTCACCAACCGCAAGGATGACAAAGTGCCTAAGAAACTGTCACCAGAGCAGATCACCCAAATCCAGCCACAGAAACTCACCCTAACTCTCAGATCTG GTGAGCCCCAGACTTTTGACCTGAAATTCAAGCGTGCTGAGGACTACCCCATCGACCTGTATTACCTTATGGACCTCTCGTTCTCCATGAAAGATGATTTGGAAAATGTCAAGAACCTCGGCACTGACCTCATGGAGGAAATGCAGAAGATTACCTCAGATTTCAGGattg GATTTGGGTCATTTGTGGAGAAGACAGTCATGCCTTACATCAGCACCACTCCAGCCAGGCTCAACAACCCCTGCACAGGAAACCAGAACTGCACCAGCCCCTTCAGCTATAAGAATGTATTGAAGCTGACCAACGAGGGAAACGAGTTCAATCGGTTGGTCAGTCAGCAGCAGATCTCAGGAAACCTGGACTCTCCAGAGGGGGGCTTCGATGCCATCATGCAGGTGGCGGTCTGTGAG GAGCAAATCGGCTGGAGGAATGTGACTCGACTGCTGGTGTTTTCCACTGATGCTGGTTTCCACTTCGCTGGAGACGGCAAACTGGGTGGCATCGTGCTGCCAAACGATGGCAGGTGTCACCTGGAGGACAACAAGTACACCATGAGCCACTATTAT GACTACCCCTCCATCGCCCATTTGGTTCAGAAACTGAGTGACCACAACATCCAGACCATCTTTGCGGTCACTGAGGAATTCCAGCCTGTTTACAAG GAGCTGAAAAATCTCATCCCAAAATCAGCTGTTGGCACGCTGTCCTCCAACTCCAGCAATGTGATCAAACTGATTATTGATGCTTACAAT TCTTTGTCCTCTGAGGTCATTCTGGAAAACAGCCGGCTGCCAGAGGGAGTTACCATCAACTATAAGTCCATCTGTAAGAACAGCGTGGAGGGAACAGGGGAGAACGGCAGGAAGTGCTCCAACATCTCCATCGGAGACGAG GTGTCTTTCAAGATTTCCATCGAGTCCCAGAAGTGTCCGTCACATGGCAAGTCTGAGGTCATTAAAATTAAACCACTGGGCTTCAATGAGGAGGTTGAGGTAGTTCTGAACTTCATCTGCGACTGTCAGTGTGCCGCAGAAGGAGAGCCTAACAGTGACCAGTGTTATGAGGGCAATGGGACCTTCGAGTGTGGAGCCTGCAA GTGTAATGAAGGACGTATTGGGCGTGTTTGCGAGTGCAGCAAAGACGAGGTGCGGACAGAGGACCTTGATGCCAACTGCCGAAAAGACAACGGTACAGATATCTGCAGCAACAATGGTGACTGTGTCTGCGGCACCTGTGAATGCAAGAAGAGGGAGAACGCTGCAGAGGTCTACAGTGGCAAGTACTGCGAGTGCGACAACTTCAACTGTGACCGCTCCAACAACAAGCTCTGTGGAG GACATGGGCGCTGCGAGTGCAGGAAGTGCATCTGTGACGCCAACTACACAGGCAGTGCCTGCGACTGCTCCCTTGACACTTCCACCTGCCTCGCCAAGAACGGGCAGGAATGTAATGGCCGCGGTAAATGCGAATGTGGCATCTGCAAATGCGAGGACCCCAAATTCCAGGGTCCAACTTGTGAGATTTGTCCCACCTGCCCAGGTGTCTGCACTGAGCACAA AGATTGTGTGCACTGCCGAGCATTCGAGGCTGGCGAGAAAAAGGATACCTGTGAGCAACGCTGCAACTACTTCCAGCTGATCAAGGTGAAGGACCGCGACAAGCTGCCCCAGCCTACAGACCAGAGCTTCCCACTGACTCACTGCAAAGAGCGAGACGCCAACGACTGCTGGTTCTACTACACCTATGCCATCAGGAACGGCACCAAGGAGGTCTACGTGGTGGAGACGCTGG aGTGCCCATCAGGACCTGACATCATCCCCATCGTGGCAGGTGTGGTAGCAGGCATTGTGCTGATTGGCCTTGCCCTGCTGCTCATCTGGAAGCTGCTCATGATCATCCACGACCGCCGAGAGTTTGCCAAGTTTGAGAAGGAGAAGATGAATGCCAAGTGGGACACG GGTGAGAATCCGATCTACAAAAGTGCCGTAACAACTGTCGTCAATCCAAAGTACGAGGGCAAATGA